The genomic DNA AAATAGTGATGAATAATTCTATCGTTGTCAACACATTAATGCACTTTTAGGTAatgttgttttaattttaatttcaatttcaatttcaatttcaatttcaatttcaatttcaatttcaatttcaatttcaatttcaatttcattttcaatctAACAATCTGCTCTTGTATATGCACGTATACTTGTAAGGGTATACAAATTCATAACATCAACATTGTAAGGTATACATGTTCATAACATTAACATCAATTACAATGTTTCTTAAGTTACATTTTAAAGAACATATTATTGTTGTCATACAAATTCATACCCTTTTTAACCATTGGGCTATTTGCTTGGGATAGCCTGGCCCAGCCCTGATTCTGATACACAAAATGATCATTTTAGTAACAATTCTAAATAACTGCAAGATAcccttatttaaattaaagtcaAGTTAACTAATCTaactaaaaactaaataatgattaaatttaagattttggtaatctattattataaatggTCATAGACTCATATTCTTTGGAATTATAAGTGTACAAGTCAGTTAAGATGGTGAACAAATTTAGACTTTTTTGTCCCCCTTTCAATTAGAAAGTATGAGATCTATctttgaaacaaatattaaatttcggTTTTACTTCTTTgaatctaataataaaaaaaaatttaatgtagAAGGCTAGCAACTCATCTCAACTTAaagtttttatcttaaaaaataattttgtcatTTAAACTATCttagtaaattttaaaatttcaataattttgttctaaaaaaataaatttttataatatcaattgacaaatattttattaatttatttatttttttggataaaaagaTGAATCCCTTAATTAATCCATCATATGAAACCAACTAagaatatcaattattttaaccacataaaataaaacaaattccactagttaattaattaatccaaTATCATATGAAACTTAACTTTTTTTAACCTttaatcatcaaattaattagccaataatcatattttaaaccATCAATGTctcattctttttttattagctatataatataaattaacatataAGAAGTGGACTTAATTAATAACAACTATTAtacaatttaaaagaaaaactataATTCCACATTCTTTTCTACCCCAAAAAAGCATTTCAAACAActaaaataatctatataatttacttACTAATTTGTTAATTAGCCACTGCTTGTATATATTAAacccaacaaaaataaaataagtaaaaaaagaaaCACAAGTATCATGAAATAATCAAAAACAGTAATAATTAatgaatcatcatcatcgattcatcatcatcttcattattCATCCACCCTGTCTGGTTGATAGAGGAACAACTTCCGCTAACGGCGTGGAAAGTGGTGTCGGCACCGGCGAATTCCGGCAAACCGGACAAGTGGGATGTAATCTTAACCATGGATCAACACATCTTTGATGAAACAAATGACCACATTCCGGCAATAATCTTAAAACATCATTTCCTCTATAATCTGCCAAACAAATCGAACAACATGTTGCTGTTGTTGTTGtatctttcttcttcatctttgcTTCTGAATATAATAACCTAGGAAAACTCAAAAGTGTTTCCTCGTCAATACCCACTTCAACTACTGTATGAAACTGTAATACATCATCATTCCTCTGTCTGGCGGCGGCGGAGTTGGGACCGGCGACGGCGACGGTGGAATTGGGGAGACGGGTACAGAAATAGGAGGCGAGAGTGATGGTGGTTATTAGAAGGAGGATTCCGACGGAGACGCCGATTGCGTAACCGAAGCCGCCGATGTTTGGACTGTCGAGGAAACCGCCGGTGCCGACTGTTGAATTCATTGTGAATATGAAAATGTTAAATCTGCCATTGAAATGAAATTTTAGCTTGGTACAGGGTGTATCCAATAATAATATGAAGAAAAGTCAACGGTGAGACACGAGATAGATTTCATGAGAGAGAGAGGATAtgattttttgtaaaattaatttgcTTTAATTTACCTTTATATATTgactttaatttgtttttttattattaaatatggttatttaaagaaatatttggGGTTCTTAttgaaatcattattattttggtGGGAAAAAAAAGAACTCATAATTGTTTGCCATACACATCAAGATGTTTAAGAGCTAGATACTAATCATCATCATAAGAGttataaattttcatttcttATCTATCTTCTTTTTAAAGAGATTCAtataggtttatttttttttattttttttttagaaaagacTTCACTTATACTGTAATTGTCTTTATTTGTATATAGGAAACTAATATGAGAGtattaagaaatttataaatttatttttacttttttttaattgtttgaatgTAGTAAGGGAACAGGAGGATCGAGCCGtgacatttatttatatgttaaaccaacttgaattaattttttatatttattctttttggGTTTGATAGCAACATTTCACCATAAAAACATTGAAGATGGAATAAATAGAATGAAATTGTAAATGGTAattagagaatgaaaaatattttatatatataggtagGTTTATCTAAGCATGAATATATTTGGTGGGGATGGCTTTTAATGTCAACCGTTCGCTTCTGTCAATGTTTAGTAGCTAGATATCCTTTTCTTCTACGCTTGATTCATGTgactttaactttttattttttttattattaatatttttatttacaactatccattcctctctctctctactctCATAACAAACATTAGTGGTGTATGAGTTCACTGCACGTTAGATGAATATaaatcataatcataataataataataaataatagtcATTTTGACGCTATTGTTTGAAGCCTCATCAATTCtctagttttat from Impatiens glandulifera chromosome 9, dImpGla2.1, whole genome shotgun sequence includes the following:
- the LOC124915533 gene encoding RING-H2 finger protein ATL70-like gives rise to the protein MNSTVGTGGFLDSPNIGGFGYAIGVSVGILLLITTITLASYFCTRLPNSTVAVAGPNSAAARQRNDDVLQFHTVVEVGIDEETLLSFPRLLYSEAKMKKKDTTTTATCCSICLADYRGNDVLRLLPECGHLFHQRCVDPWLRLHPTCPVCRNSPVPTPLSTPLAEVVPLSTRQGG